The following are encoded in a window of Oncorhynchus mykiss isolate Arlee chromosome 31, USDA_OmykA_1.1, whole genome shotgun sequence genomic DNA:
- the LOC110504540 gene encoding BTB/POZ domain-containing protein KCTD16: MLCVCVSTHLSSPGGPSRWSSSHCDCCCKSHRSEREGESGTSLNELSTSCSETQSEASSPQGTVICGSVSRQPHPIAQTLERPLKKGPVQLLQPSEVRRKTDLLRVRTMGIREHRDAAAKRKANKEKLTPEQELERCIQDFHRIRIPERFPERKYMWQQELLRKYRL; encoded by the exons ATgttgtgtgtctgcgtgtctacACACCTGTCTTCTCCAGGTGGCCCATCCAGGTGGTCCTCGTCCCACTGCGACTGCTGCTGCAAGAGCCACAGGAGCgagcgtgagggagagagcgGCACTTCTTTGAACGAGCTCTCTACTTCCTGTTCCGAGACCCAATCAGAAGCCAGCTCCCCTCAGGGCACTGTCATCTGTGGTTCGGTCAGCCGACAGCCTCACCCCATCGCCCAGACCCTGGAACGGCCACTGAAGAAAG GTCCCGTTCAGCTGCTCCAGCCGTCGGAGGTGAGGAGGAAGACGGACCTGCTCCGTGTGAGGACCATGGGGATCAGGGAGCACCGGGACGCTGCAGCCAAGAGGAAGGCCAACAAGGAGAAGTTAACACCGGAGCAGGAGCTGGAGAGGTGCATCCAGGACTTCCACAGGATCAGGATTCCTGAACGCTTCCCGGAGAGGAAGTACATGTGGCAACAAGAACTGCTGAGGAAGTACCGTCtctaa